From the genome of Miscanthus floridulus cultivar M001 chromosome 10, ASM1932011v1, whole genome shotgun sequence, one region includes:
- the LOC136488502 gene encoding receptor-like protein EIX2, giving the protein MLLIVTSFRFFLYSQAATQQLQRASSANDTAGCVPREQDALLAFKQGITNDSSNLLASWRRDQDCCGWTGVTCNNQTGHVVELDLNSFLLVGQISSSLLSLGYLEHLNLGTNFLQGPNANVFPEFLCSMNNLRHLDLSYIPFSGRVPPLLSNLSNLEYLDLSFTSFFGRIPHQLGNLTKLRHLDLSWMYNSTYSTDDSWLSRLHMLEYVDMSNITLSTVTDFPDVANMIPTLKHIILMNCSLPSANQSIANLNLTKLEELDLSWNYFGHPISSCWFWNVTSIKSLSLDETYLYGSFPDALGRMFSLQHLDFSYNGNAATMTVDLKNLCQLESLYLARSLSSGNITEFLEKSPKCSASKLYALILPSNNITGMLPNTMDDMTSLNDLILTNNSISGSIPLGIRNCTSLEYLRLSSNQFSGQIPLLPRSLRVLDVTRNIFSGNLPLEFGAPNLEGLILSFNYISGQVPGSICRSRNMKFLDLSHNHFKGELPHCSDMPNLSSLLVSNNSFCGKFPAWLQSLSSLVFLDLSWNRFNGPLPRWIGHLVSLRILLLNHNMFDGEIPVNITDLKGLQYLNLAANNMSGPIPKTLSNLTGMTIKHRPGPNDDSDRSWTFDESQDTFSLVTKHEVLKYGARGLLDVVGIDLSLNHLAGGIPDEIASLSLLTNINLSSNHLSGKIPKNIGSMKSLESLDVSKNNLSGEIPPSLSDLTYLSYLDVSYNNLTGTIPSGRQLDTLYTENPSMYYGNSGLCGPPLQRNCSGNGTPEHGHGNNQQESEKESDSAFFYYGLGSGFEMVLLVLFCVLLFKKSWRIAYFLLVDLVYDKAFVFLVVTWSRLARRNTSRN; this is encoded by the coding sequence ATGCTCCTCATCGTcacatccttccgcttcttcctCTACTCACAGGCCgcaacgcagcagcttcaacgaGCCAGCAGTGCCAATGATACCGCAGGCTGCGTGCCACGCGAGCAGGATGCCCTCCTGGCGTTCAAGCAAGGCATCACCAACGACAGCAGCAACCTCCTCGCCTCATGGCGGCGAGACCAGGATTGCTGCGGATGGACCGGCGTCACCTGTAACAACCAAACAGGCCATGTTGTCGAGCTTGATCTCAACAGCTTCCTTTTGGTTGGGCAGATAAGTTCGTCCTTGCTTTCTTTGGGTTATTTGGAGCACCTCAACCTTGGCACAAATTTCCTTCAGGGGCCCAACGCAAATGTGTTCCCGGAGTTCTTGTGTTCTATGAACAACTTGAGACATCTTGACCTCTCCTACATTCCTTTCTCGGGTAGAGTGCCTCCCCTGCTCAGCAACCTTTCCAACTTGGAATACCTCGACCTGTCCTTTACATCGTTCTTCGGTAGAATCCCTCATCAGCTCGGGAACCTTACAAAATTGCGACATCTTGACCTCAGTTGGATGTATAATAGTACATACTCAACAGATGACTCATGGCTAAGTCGCCTACATATGTTGGAGTATGTTGACATGAGCAACATAACTCTCAGCACAGTAACTGATTTTCCTGATGTGGCCAACATGATTCCAACTCTGAAGCACATCATTTTAATGAATTGTTCACTTCCAAGTGCAAATCAGTCGATCGCAAACCTAAACCTGACCAAACTTGAGGAGCTTGACCTCAGCTGGAACTACTTCGGCCATCCAATCTCATCATGCTGGTTTTGGAATGTTACAAGCATTAAGTCACTCTCCCTAGATGAAACATATCTGTATGGTTCCTTCCCTGATGCACTAGGAAGAATGTTTTCGCTCCAACACCTAGATTTTTCTTACAATGGAAATGCAGCCACAATGACAGTGGACCTAAAAAATCTCTGCCAACTGGAATCTCTATACCTCGCCAGGAGTCTATCATCTGGTAACATAACAGAGTTTCTAGAGAAGTCACCAAAGTGTTCTGCTAGCAAATTGTATGCCTTGATTTTGCCAAGCAATAATATAACAGGAATGCTTCCAAACACTATGGACGACATGACCAGCTTAAATGACCTTATCCTTACTAACAACAGTATTAGTGGTTCAATACCACTCGGTATTCGGAATTGTACTAGTTTGGAATACCTCCGTTTGAGTTCCAATCAATTCAGTGGGCAGATACCATTACTGCCGAGAAGCCTCAGGGTATTGGATGTCACCAGAAACATCTTTTCCGGGAATTTGCCACTGGAATTTGGAGCTCCAAATCTTGAAGGATTAATTCTATCCTTCAATTACATTAGCGGTCAAGTTCCTGGATCTATTTGTAGGTCACGAAACATGAAATTCTTGGATTTATCACACAATCATTTCAAGGGAGAACTACCTCACTGTTCTGATATGCCAAACTTAAGTTCCCTGCTCGTAAGTAACAACAGCTTCTGTGGAAAGTTCCCTGCATGGCTCCAAAGCCTCTCATCCCTGGTTTTCCTAGACCTTTCCTGGAACAGGTTTAATGGGCCACTACCAAGGTGGATTGGACATTTGGTGAGCTTACGTATTTTACTCCTAAACCATAACATGTTTGATGGAGAGATTCCAGTCAATATCACAGATCTTAAAGGACTGCAATACCTGAACTTAGCAGCCAACAATATGTCAGGGCCAATTCCAAAAACTTTGTCAAACCTAACTGGAATGACTATAAAACATAGGCCTGGACCTAATGATGATTCAGACAGATCCTGGACATTTGATGAGTCTCAAGATACATTTTCCCTGGTGACGAAGCATGAAGTGCTCAAGTATGGAGCACGTGGCCTACTTGATGTGGTTGGAATTGATTTGTCATTGAACCACTTAGCAGGAGGAATTCCAGATGAAATAGCCTCTCTTAGTTTGCTGACGAATATAAATTTGTCATCGAATCACTTAAGCGGAAAAATCCCAAAGAATATTGGATCTATGAAATCGTTGGAATCACTTGACGTCTCAAAAAACAACCTCTCTGGTGAAATCCCACCAAGCCTCTCAGATTTAACATATCTAAGTTACCTGGATGTTTCGTATAACAATCTTACTGGAACTATCCCATCTGGTCGTCAACTTGACACCCTTTACACTGAAAATCCTTCTATGTACTACGGAAACAGCGGTCTTTGCGGTCCTCCTCTGCAGAGGAATTGTTCAGGGAATGGCACACCAGAGCATGGGCATGGCAATAATCAGCAAGAAAGTGAAAAAGAGTCCGATTCAGCGTTCTTTTACTATGGACTTGGGTCAGGGTTTGAGATGGTCTTATTGGTTCTGTTCTGTGTTCTATTATTCAAGAAGTCATGGAGAATTGCTTATTTCCTTCTTGTTGATTTGGTGTACGACAAAGCATTCGTCTTTCTGGTTGTCACATGGAGTAGGCTAGCAAGGAGGAACACCAGTAGGAATTAA